In a single window of the Stigmatopora nigra isolate UIUO_SnigA chromosome 7, RoL_Snig_1.1, whole genome shotgun sequence genome:
- the pdp1 gene encoding pyruvate dehydrogenase phosphatase catalytic subunit 1: MPVMSQLFRGFPRSKVLSSSLLPCRHHQPNSASSPRQPVSKHPSHIFHAPSRFYQTTSALHSYILTPPQVNSILKANEYSFKVPEFDGKNLSPVMGFDSNQLPANAPIEDRRSAATCLQTRGMLLGVFDGHAGCACAQALSERLFYYIAVSLLPHNTLCELEEAVEAGRALSPILQWQKHPNDYFSREAQTLYFNSLRTYWQELIDLTSPGDVPDTREALMNAFKRLDNDISLEAQVGDPNAFLHYWVLRVAFSGATACVAHIDGADLYIANSGDARAVLGVQEEDGSFTAHTLSNDHCAQNEDEVARIRGEHPPSERKTVIRQDRLLGLLMPFRAFGDVKFKWSIELQKRVLESGPDQLHENEHTKFIPPNYHTPPYLTAEPEITYHRLRPQDRFLVIGSDGLWETLHRQEVVRIVGEYLTGVHQHQPLTVGGFRVTLGQMQGLLEERKARVSSAFEDQNAATHLMRHAVGNNEFGTVDHERLSKMLSLPEELARMYRDDITIIVSQFNPHVIGARQQEA; encoded by the exons ATGCCCGTGATGTCACAGCTCTTCAGGGGCTTTCCTCGGTCGAAGGTCTTGTCGTCCAGTCTGTTGCCATGCAGACACCACCAACCCAATTCAGCGTCCTCCCCTCGGCAACCCGTCTCAAAACATCCGTCCCACATCTTTCACGCCCCCTCAAGATTTTACCAAACCACCTCGGCACTCCACAGCTACATCCTCACTCCGCCACAAGTCAACTCCATCCTCAAAGCTAACGAGTACAGCTTCAAG GTTCCTGAGTTTGATGGCAAAAACCTGTCACCTGTGATGGGCTTTGACAGCAATCAGCTGCCAGCAAATGCTCCAATAGAAGACCGTCGTAGTGCCGCAACATGCCTGCAGACAAGAGGAATGCTCCTGGGCGTGTTCGATGGCCATGCTGGATGCGCTTGTGCACAG GCGCTCAGCGAGAGACTCTTTTACTACATCGCGGTGTCGCTGCTACCGCACAACACACTGTGCGAATTGGAGGAGGCGGTGGAGGCGGGCCGGGCACTCAGTCCCATTTTGCAGTGGCAGAAGCATCCCAATGACTACTTCAGCAGGGAGGCTCAGACGCTCTACTTTAACAGCTTGCGCACATATTGGCAGGAGCTCATCGATCTCACCAG CCCGGGTGACGTCCCCGACACCAGGGAGGCTCTGATGAATGCCTTCAAGCGGCTGGACAATGACATTTCTCTGGAGGCTCAG GTTGGAGACCCAAATGCTTTCCTGCACTACTGGGTTCTGAGAGTGGCCTTCTCCGGGGCAACGGCATGCGTGGCTCACATCGATGGAGCAGACTT GTATATAGCCAACTCAGGAGACGCTCGGGCAGTGCTAGGGGTTCAGGAAGAGGACGGTTCCTTTACCGCTCACACTCTTTCTAATGACCATTGTGCCCAGAACGAGGATGAGGTGGCCCGGATCCGGGGAGAACACCCACCCTCGGAGAGGAAGACCGTTATACGGCAG GACCGTCTCCTGGGTTTGCTCATGCCTTTCCGTGCGTTCGGCGACGTGAAATTCAAATGGAGCATCGAGCTGCAGAAGCGAGTGCTGGAATCGGGACCCGATCAGCTCCATGAAAACGAGCACACCAAGTTTATACCGCCCAACTACCACACGCCTCCTTACCTAACGGCCGAACCGGAGATCACCTACCACCGGCTCAGACCGCAGGATCGCTTCTtg GTAATCGGCTCTGACGGCCTGTGGGAGACGCTGCACAGACAAGAAGTAGTCCGCATCGTCGGCGAGTACTTGACCGGCGTGCACCAGCATCAGCCACTGACGGTGGGGGGCTTCCGAGTCACCCTGGGACAGATGCAGGGGCTGCTGGAGGAACGCAAAGCCCGCGTGTCGTCAGCCTTCGAGGACCAGAACGCCGCCACTCACCTGATGCGCCACGCCGTGGGGAACAATGAGTTTGGTACGGTGGATCACGAGAGGCTTTCCAAGATGCTGTCGCTACCTGAGGAGCTGGCCCGAATGTACCGTGATGACATTACCATCATCGTCTCTCAGTTTAACCCTCATGTAATCGGCGCGCGGCAGCAGGAAGCATAA